One Natronomonas gomsonensis genomic window, AAATCGGCGTCACTCAACATTAGTGTTCACGCCCGACGGGTTACCCAACCGACAAAAACCGACCGCGAACCGACGCTATTCGTCGGCAGTGCTGATTCCCAGCGCGCGGTACAGCGGACAGAGGCCGGTCAGGCTCGTCCCGACGAGGACGGCCCCGACGACGAGCGCGATGATGCCTGCCGTCAAGCCGAGTTCGAGAACGTTTGCGACGGCCGCGATACCGACGGCCGCGAGCAGTGCGCCAACCGCGAGCCGAACCCGTCCGTCGAGTACGCCGATATTTCGCTCCATGCACAATAATACGCACGCAACGATGTTAAAGATGGCCCTGCCAGCAGCGTGTTCACAGTTCCTCCGTGTCGGCCCAGACGGCGGGGAGCCGCGCGTAGACGGCCGCGTTGGTCGCGAGAGCGTCGACCGTGATGTACTCGTCGACAGCGTGGACCGTGTCGGTTCCAGCCGCGAACTCGACGGTCGGCACACCAGCATTGCGAAGCTTCTTGGCGTCTCCCCCGCCGGTCGCACTCCGGCGGTACACCCGCTGGCCGGTCACGGTTTCGGCCGTCGAGGCGACGGCCTCGACGAGCGGGCTGTCGGGTGGCTCTACGGTCCCGACGCTCCAGGAGACCTCCGAGATGGTGACGCCGTCACACGTCGCGACGCACTCTCGAACCTCCGAGAGAACGTCGGGCGTCTGTACCCCCGCCGTCAGCCGGATGTCGATTTCCGCCGTCGCGGATTGTGGGACGCTGTTTATCGCCTCGCCGCCCTCGATGGTTCCGAGGTTGATTGAGGGGTAGGCAAAGAGCTCACGAGCCGTCTCGGCGCCCATCGTCGGCGCGTAGTACTCGATTGACTCCTCCAGTATCGGTTCGACCGTGGCGTCGATGTCGAGTTCGCGCTTCCCGAACCGCTCCCGAAGCGTGGTCACGGCACCGTACAGGCGGTCGATGGCGTTGTCGCCGAGAACCGGCCGCGACCCGTGGGCAGCCTCGCCGGTCGCCTCCAGCGTCAACCAGATGCTCCCACGGTCGGCGACGACGACGGAGTATCGGCCGTCCGAGCAGGTCGGTTCACCGATGACGCAGGCGTCGGCGTCGAGTCGGTCGGCGGCCAACAGCGCGGGAAGGCCCGCGTCGCCGCCGACCTCCTCGTCGCTGACGAACGTGAACAGGAGGTCGACCGGCGGCTTCCCGTCGGCTTCGACGAACGCCCGCAGTGCGAGCAGCATCGCAGCCAGCGGCCCCTTCATGTCGGTCGCGCCGCGGCCGTAGATGCGGTCGTCGACTCGTTCGCCGAGGGGGTCGTACTCCCAGGTTTCGGCGTCGAACGGCACCGTATCGAGGTGGCCGTTGAAACAGAACGTCCGGTCGCCGTCACCCGGAACTCGTACGAGGAGGTTCGGCTTCGCGGGGTCGACCGCGAACCGTTCGGTTTCGACGCCCAATCCGTCGAGTTCCGCTTCGATTCCCTCGACGAGGGTGCGCGTGTCGCCGGGCGGGTTCGACGTGTCGACGGCGAGTACATCGAGCGTCGTCCGCACCAGTTCCGACCGGTTCTCGGCAACGTACGTCGCAGGGTCGCTGTGAGTCATCGTGTAGTGTGGTGCTGTCGGTGCTGCGACACAGTCACCCGATAGAGGTGCTGGTGGTACGTCAGCGCTTCGACGGTTCGGGCAGCGGATTCGAAGGTCGTGGAACAGTCGGACTCCCTACAATCGCCGCCGGGAGACCAACAGGCCGGCCGCGGCCACCGGGAGGACACACCACGCGAGGAGCGCGGCGACGAGTCCCGGCGTCGAAAGCCCCGTCGCCGAGAGGACGGCCGCGAACCCGCTCCCGGCGGTCGTTCCCAGTTGGCCCAACACGAGCACGCGGAAGATGCTCGCGGGGTTGGTGAGGACGAACACACTCAGCACCGCCTCCGGCAACTCGAAGGCCGCGACGACGCCCAGCGCCAGCAGGTCGTGGACGAGGACGAACCACACCCACACGAGCAACACGCCGCCGAGGGCGTGGGTCTTCTCGCGGGCCAGCGTCGAGACGAGCACGGCAATTGCGAGGAACGCCGCGCCGACGGCGACCGCACCGGCCAGGAAGGCGAGGAACGCCCCCCAGTAGGCGATGCCGAACTCCCGAACGAGCAGGGCGCCGACGACGCCGAAGCCAAGCACCGTCGCACCGGCGAGGACGGCGACCCGTCCGAGGTACGTCCCGGCGACGACCCGCCACCGCGACACCGGCAGCGAGAAGACGACCTCGAGCCAGCCCTCCTCGTCGCGGCCGACGACGGCGTCGTAGCCGAACGCCAGCGCCGAAAGCGGCACGAGATACACCGCGAGGCTGGTGAGGCTGGCGACGACCCGCTCCATCCCTTCGGGGCCGACCGCGGACCCGCTGAACGTCGCGAGCATCGTCCCGAACAGCGCGAACAGCGCCGCAAGCGCCAGCGCCCACCGACTCCGCAGCGCGAGTCGGTACTCGGTGACTGCGACCGTGGCTATCTGCCGCAGTCGCGGCCGCTCGCTGGACGCCGCGGACGCTTCGTGGGCGGCCGCGTAGCCGCCGTCGGGCGTCGGTTCGTCGGCCGAGTCGGTCATGCGTTTACCTCCGTGTTGAGTGCGCCGTGGAACGCCGCTTCGAGACTCTCGCGTTCGACGGTCACGTCGACAATGTCGGCCGCCGAGTCGACCGCCGCGAAAAGCGGCGGAACGTCGCCTGCCGGACACCGGACAGAGACCGCCCCGTTGGCCGTCGAGACGGTGCCGAACGGTTCGGCGGCGTCTGTGAGTGACTCGAGGGACGCCTCGCGCTCCGGGCGGATTCGAACCGTCACGTCGTCGGTGTCGACGAGTTCCGAGACTGGCCCCGCGGTGACGACGCGGCCGCCGTCAAGGATTGCCACCCGGTCACACAGCCGCTCGATTTCCGAGAGCACGTGCGATGAGAGGACGACCGTCGCGCCCGTCTCCGTCCGCACGCGGTCGATGATGCCGTGGAACTCGGCGACGCCCCGGGGGTCAAGTCCCGCCGTCGGCTCGTCGAGGACGAGCACCTGCGGCTCCGGGAGGATGGCGGCGGCGAGTCCGAGCCGCCGGCGCATCCCGTTGGAGTATCCCGAGACGGCACGGTCGGCGGCCGACGGCGAGAGACCGACCGTCTCGATGGCGTCGTCGATGCGGCCGTCACGCGGGAGGCCGCGCATCCGGGCGTGAAACGACAGCACCTCTCGGCCCGTGAGCGCGCCGGGGAAGCCGACCCGTTCGGGCAGGTAGCCGACACGCTCTCGTATCTCGGTGCCGGCGTCGGCGACCGACTGCTCGCCGACAGCCAGTCGGCCGCCGTCCGGTCGGTCCAGTCCGACCAGCAGTTTGAACAGCGTCGTCTTGCCGGCGCCGTTCGTCCCGAGGACGCCGAAGGTGCTGCCGTCGGGTATCTCTATCGACAGCCCGTCGAGGGCCGTCACGCTGCCGTACTCCTTGCGGACGTCGTTAGCTGTGATTCGCATAGTGCCTCCAGTCGTGTGGGGTGTCGGCCAGCGGCTGTCTGTCGACGATACCCGGCGAGTCGACGACGGGGAACGAACTCTCGGCGAGTCGAACCGCGTCGAAGGCGGGGCTGTCGACGAAGATTCGCGCCTGTGGCCGCTCGGCGACGAGGTGTTCGACCAGCCCCGCCGGTCGGTGGCGGACCTCGCTCGTCCCGTCGCCGTCGAGGTCGACGGCGCGGGCGTCCGACCAGTAGTTCCCGCGGTCGCTGCCGTTCCAGACGATGAGGTTCTGTGTCGTCGTCAGGACGGCGTCTTCGTTGTTGATGAAACTGTTCCCGACGACCTCCTGTCCGTTGCTGTCCGCGGTCACGTGGATGCCGACCGCATTGCGCAACAGGAGATTCCCGGCGATGCGGTTGTCCTGTGCGTTGTAGACGTACAGGCCGTTGCCGTTCTCCAGTAGGACGTTGCCCCGGATTTCGGAGCGCTCGATGTCCTTCAGGAGGATGCCGTGGCCGCTGGTGCCGTCGTTGCGGGCCGCCGTGTTGTTGAGGAGGGTCAACCCGTCGCTGACCATCAGCGCATAACCCACGTCGTTGTCGACGGCGAGGTTGTCCTCCAGTCGGTTGTCGTTGGAGTACATGTAGTGGACGCCGTAACGGCTGTCCCAGATGGTGTTGTTCGTCGCGACGACGTCCTCGGCCCACGAGTAGTAGATGCCGTCGCGGACGTCCGTGATTTCGGTGTTCCGGATCGTCGAGTTCCTAGTCTCCCAGAGGTTGATGCCGTTGCCGCGGTCGGTGCGGCGCTCGACGTCCTCCCGTCCCTCGATGCGGCTGTCGGTGACGGTCACGTCGTCGGCGCCGTCGACCCACACACCGAAGGTGATTTCCGAGAGGTACAGGTCCCGGAGTTCGGTTCCGTTCGCCGTCCCCTCGACGAAGACGCCGGCGTCTTCGCCCCCGGCGTCGTAGCCGGAGTTTCGGAGCCACAGCCCCTCGACGGCGACGTTTTCGGCTGCGATGAGGAGTACGTTCCCCTCGCCGCCGCCGTCGACGACCGCGCCGGCCTCGCCGGCCCTGACGGTCACGTCGCTGGTGTTCACCCTCAAGCGGTCCTCGAAGCGGCCTTCGAGGACGACGGTGTCGCCGGGACCGGCGGCATCGATGGCCTGTTGGGCCTCAGAGAACGTCTGCCCGCCGACCGTCGCGGTCGACTCCTCGGGCACCGACGGCGGTTCATAGGCGTTGGTCTCGTCGAGGTCGAAGCCATCGGGCGCCTCGTCGGCCGGCGCCGCCACGACGAACGGCGCGGTCACCGACACGAGGAGGGCGGCCACGACCGCGACCGCGAAGCCGGCTTCGAGGCGGGTCACGGCTCAGTCACCACCCGGTTCGTTCCGAACGCCGCTGTCTCGTCGGCGGATGCCGCCGATTCGTTCATGGACCAGTTCGGGCACGTCCCCGAACCGCATCTCGCTGTCGCGGGCGAGGTAGGCGACGCCCAACAGGACGACCGCCAGCATCGTCAGGTAGCCGCCGGGGCCGAACCACGCGAATCCGCTGATGTTCGCCACCTCGTAGCCGCCCAACACGGGCGGGGTGAACCCTTCGACGCCACGCAGCGGGGCATCGGGGTCAAGCGAGTGGCCGGCCTGATACAGCCGGTACTGGATGAGTGCGAACATGACGGCGAACGTCACGACGGTCCCGCCCAGTTGGGCGGTCAGTCCGCGTTTGAGCTTCCGGGCGGTCGGCGCCAGCGAGACGAACACGCCGGTCGCGGCGATGGCGACGAACGCCACCGGGCCGAGAATCCACTCCGGAACGCGGATGGATTTCTCGTGGACCGGGAAGTTCGGCTCGACGTAGACGGGGTCGGGGTAGTAGAACCCGACGTACTTGTTGAGGCTGTGGACCTCCACGTAGTCGCCGCCCAGCCGCGGGTAGGCGTACAGCTCGATTGCGAGCGTCTCGGTCGGGTACTGCGGCGCGGTGAGCGTGATACGCCACATCGGCACCGCGAGTGCGACCAGCAGGAGCCCCGCCGCCAGCAGGGGCAACCCACGCCGGAGTTCGCCGAACCGCGCGAGCGACGACTTCATGGGTTATCCCTCCGGTTCGACGAGGAGCCGAGAGCGCATCTCCAAGTGGAGTGCACTGCAGAAGAACCCACAGTACATCCAGTAGACACCTGGCTCGTCGGCTTCGAAGGTCACTTTCGTCGTCTCCTGTGGCGCCATCTTGATGTTGATGTCGTGCTCGGGGATGACAAGCGAGTGTAAGATGTCGCTCGTCGTCTCGATGTTCGTCACCTGCATCTCGACGGTGTCGCCCTCCTTGACGGTGATGTCCGGGAAGCCGAACTCGTTGCGCATCGAGTACATCTTCACCTCGACGCGGTCGTCGGCGACCCGCTCGACGGACTCCTCCCCGGCGGCAGTGTGCTCTAAGTCGATGTCCTCGGGGTCGTACGTCTTCGCCGGGCTAATCTTGTCGCGGTGGACGATGGAGGCGTCGTGGGGTTCGGCGTAGGACGGCTTGTCCTTCACCAACTCCATTCCACCCTCGTCGTCGCCGATGTAGATGAGCTGGTCGTTCTCGGGGTGCATCGGCCCGACCGGCAGGAACCGGTCCTTCGAGAGCTTGTTCAGCGAGATGAGCCAGTCACCCGCCGGGTCGGCCGTGTAGGACTCGCTGGCGATGAGGTGGCCGGGGTTGTAGTGGACGTCGATTTTCTCGACGACCGGGTCCTCGCTGTCGAGGTCGGCTTCGACGGCGGCCTCGATGTCCCACTTGACGACCTGCGAGTCGATGAACAGGGTCGTGTAGGCGTGGCCGCGGCCGTCGTAGGCGGTGTGCAGCGGCCCCATCCCGAGCCGCGGTCGGCCGACGACCGCCTCCTCGGGGTCGTCGACTTCGCCCAGCGCCGCGATGTCGATGACCGTCGCCGTCGGGTCGAGTTTCCCGCTGGCGATGGCGTAGCTGTTGTCCGGCGTGACGCTGACGCCGTGGGGACTCTTCGGCGTCGGGATGTACTTGACGACGGGGTCGCTCCCGCTGTTCAGCGGACTGTCCTGCCGGCCGTCGACGACCGGCACCTCGTTGATTTCCTCGTAGTCGCCGGCCTCGACGGCGGCCTCGATGGCCGGGATGTTGAACGCCTTCACCATGTCGCGGTCCGACTGGGTCATCTCCGATTCGGTGACGCCGCCCTCGCTGTTGTAGCCGGTGGTGAAGAACCACTTGCCCTCCTTGCCGCCGTCGCCGTTGTCCATGTTGCCGTCGACCAACACCTCCCACTCGACGTTCATCGTCTCGGGGTTGATGGCGGCGAACACCGACCCGTACTCGTCGGGGGCGTCGAGACTGCGGCCGTCGTTCTCCAGCGGGACGCGGAACTCGCCGACGCCGATGACGTACTTCGTGTCCGGAAGGACACAACAGGCGCCGTGGGTCCCCTGCTGGTTCGGGATGTCGACGATTGCGTCCGTCTCGAAGTACTTCAGGTTGATACGGGCCATCCGGCCGTTGGCCTTGTCGTTGACGAACGCCCAGCGGCCGTCGTAGTCGTTGTCCGTCTGGCTGACACGCGGGTGGTGGGTGTCCCCCCACGTGTAGCCGCCGGCCTCCTCCAGCATCTCGCTGCTCTTGTCGTCGTAGCCGTAGCCGCGTGCGCTCTCGTGGTTGAACACCGGAATGCGCATGATTTCTCGCATCGACGGCAACCCGAGAACGCGGATGTCCCCGGAGTGGCCGCCGCTGAGGAACGCGTAGTACTCGTCGAGTTCCCCGGGTGGGACGTGGGCGTCGGCGTTGCCGCTTGCGCCACCGGCTCCGGTCCCGTCGTCGCGGTCGAGCAGGCCGGTACAACCGGCCATGGCCCCGAGGGTCCCGGCGGCGGCACCGGCTTTCATGAAGTCCCGCCGGTCGAGGCCCAACTGCGGTAACAGCATCTCCTCCTCCCGGCCCTGTGCGTCGTCCGTCTCCGTATGGGTCGTTTCGTTCGTCATTGTCCTCTGGTATCGTTGGTCGCCGGGCGGTGCTACATGCGGCAGTACTGGAGGGACGCATATACCATCCTGAGCAGGGTCCCGACACCTGAGATGGTCCCGAACGTGTTCGGCCGACCGCCCATCTGTCGGGTCAATGCTCCGGGCAGCGGCGTTCGGCGCACCCGCTGTCGGAGGCTGGACACTCGAAGGATGGCGACACCGCCGCCGACACGCACGCGAGAAAGGAAGGGGGCTCGAACTCGACGGCTTACTCGACGACGACGACGCCTTTCATCCCCATCGTCTTGTGGGGATTACAGTAGTACTTGTACGTTCCGGCGCTGTCGAAGGCGTACTCGAAGGTCTCGCCGGATTCGCTGTAGAGGTCGCTCTCGAAGTCGCCGCCGTCGGCGACGACGTTGTGAGCGCCGCCGTTGCCGGTCCACTCCCAAAGGACCGTCGTGCCGCTGTCGACCCGAACCGCCGGCGGGTCGAACGTCAGTCCGTCGGAGCCGGCTCCCACGTCGACCGTGACCTCCGACTCGCCGGTCGCGTCGGTGACGCCGTCGTAGTTCGGCACGCCGTCGAACCAGCCGTCGAAGTCGGGTGTGTCACCACCGCTGTCGCCGCCGCTGTCGTCGCTGTCGCCCGGGGTGTCGTCACCGTTGCCGTTTCCGCTGTTGCCGTTGCCATTGCCACCGCCGGTACAGCCGGCGAGCAGGCCCGCGGCAACCGTCGTTGCAGTCACCTGAAGCACTCGCCGCCGCGTCGAATCGTGTCGTCCCATTACGTTCGGAGCGAGGACACCGATGGATAAAGACCGTCGAGGGGCGTCTCACCGCTCGGGACCTGGCCGAACATGTTCGCCCCGGCG contains:
- a CDS encoding halocyanin domain-containing protein is translated as MGRHDSTRRRVLQVTATTVAAGLLAGCTGGGNGNGNSGNGNGDDTPGDSDDSGGDSGGDTPDFDGWFDGVPNYDGVTDATGESEVTVDVGAGSDGLTFDPPAVRVDSGTTVLWEWTGNGGAHNVVADGGDFESDLYSESGETFEYAFDSAGTYKYYCNPHKTMGMKGVVVVE
- the nosD gene encoding nitrous oxide reductase family maturation protein NosD, which gives rise to MTRLEAGFAVAVVAALLVSVTAPFVVAAPADEAPDGFDLDETNAYEPPSVPEESTATVGGQTFSEAQQAIDAAGPGDTVVLEGRFEDRLRVNTSDVTVRAGEAGAVVDGGGEGNVLLIAAENVAVEGLWLRNSGYDAGGEDAGVFVEGTANGTELRDLYLSEITFGVWVDGADDVTVTDSRIEGREDVERRTDRGNGINLWETRNSTIRNTEITDVRDGIYYSWAEDVVATNNTIWDSRYGVHYMYSNDNRLEDNLAVDNDVGYALMVSDGLTLLNNTAARNDGTSGHGILLKDIERSEIRGNVLLENGNGLYVYNAQDNRIAGNLLLRNAVGIHVTADSNGQEVVGNSFINNEDAVLTTTQNLIVWNGSDRGNYWSDARAVDLDGDGTSEVRHRPAGLVEHLVAERPQARIFVDSPAFDAVRLAESSFPVVDSPGIVDRQPLADTPHDWRHYANHS
- a CDS encoding M20 family metallopeptidase, yielding MTHSDPATYVAENRSELVRTTLDVLAVDTSNPPGDTRTLVEGIEAELDGLGVETERFAVDPAKPNLLVRVPGDGDRTFCFNGHLDTVPFDAETWEYDPLGERVDDRIYGRGATDMKGPLAAMLLALRAFVEADGKPPVDLLFTFVSDEEVGGDAGLPALLAADRLDADACVIGEPTCSDGRYSVVVADRGSIWLTLEATGEAAHGSRPVLGDNAIDRLYGAVTTLRERFGKRELDIDATVEPILEESIEYYAPTMGAETARELFAYPSINLGTIEGGEAINSVPQSATAEIDIRLTAGVQTPDVLSEVRECVATCDGVTISEVSWSVGTVEPPDSPLVEAVASTAETVTGQRVYRRSATGGGDAKKLRNAGVPTVEFAAGTDTVHAVDEYITVDALATNAAVYARLPAVWADTEEL
- a CDS encoding ABC transporter ATP-binding protein; translation: MRITANDVRKEYGSVTALDGLSIEIPDGSTFGVLGTNGAGKTTLFKLLVGLDRPDGGRLAVGEQSVADAGTEIRERVGYLPERVGFPGALTGREVLSFHARMRGLPRDGRIDDAIETVGLSPSAADRAVSGYSNGMRRRLGLAAAILPEPQVLVLDEPTAGLDPRGVAEFHGIIDRVRTETGATVVLSSHVLSEIERLCDRVAILDGGRVVTAGPVSELVDTDDVTVRIRPEREASLESLTDAAEPFGTVSTANGAVSVRCPAGDVPPLFAAVDSAADIVDVTVERESLEAAFHGALNTEVNA
- a CDS encoding ABC transporter permease; amino-acid sequence: MTDSADEPTPDGGYAAAHEASAASSERPRLRQIATVAVTEYRLALRSRWALALAALFALFGTMLATFSGSAVGPEGMERVVASLTSLAVYLVPLSALAFGYDAVVGRDEEGWLEVVFSLPVSRWRVVAGTYLGRVAVLAGATVLGFGVVGALLVREFGIAYWGAFLAFLAGAVAVGAAFLAIAVLVSTLAREKTHALGGVLLVWVWFVLVHDLLALGVVAAFELPEAVLSVFVLTNPASIFRVLVLGQLGTTAGSGFAAVLSATGLSTPGLVAALLAWCVLPVAAAGLLVSRRRL
- the nosZ gene encoding TAT-dependent nitrous-oxide reductase, translated to MLLPQLGLDRRDFMKAGAAAGTLGAMAGCTGLLDRDDGTGAGGASGNADAHVPPGELDEYYAFLSGGHSGDIRVLGLPSMREIMRIPVFNHESARGYGYDDKSSEMLEEAGGYTWGDTHHPRVSQTDNDYDGRWAFVNDKANGRMARINLKYFETDAIVDIPNQQGTHGACCVLPDTKYVIGVGEFRVPLENDGRSLDAPDEYGSVFAAINPETMNVEWEVLVDGNMDNGDGGKEGKWFFTTGYNSEGGVTESEMTQSDRDMVKAFNIPAIEAAVEAGDYEEINEVPVVDGRQDSPLNSGSDPVVKYIPTPKSPHGVSVTPDNSYAIASGKLDPTATVIDIAALGEVDDPEEAVVGRPRLGMGPLHTAYDGRGHAYTTLFIDSQVVKWDIEAAVEADLDSEDPVVEKIDVHYNPGHLIASESYTADPAGDWLISLNKLSKDRFLPVGPMHPENDQLIYIGDDEGGMELVKDKPSYAEPHDASIVHRDKISPAKTYDPEDIDLEHTAAGEESVERVADDRVEVKMYSMRNEFGFPDITVKEGDTVEMQVTNIETTSDILHSLVIPEHDINIKMAPQETTKVTFEADEPGVYWMYCGFFCSALHLEMRSRLLVEPEG
- a CDS encoding YgaP family membrane protein translates to MERNIGVLDGRVRLAVGALLAAVGIAAVANVLELGLTAGIIALVVGAVLVGTSLTGLCPLYRALGISTADE